The following coding sequences are from one Lolium rigidum isolate FL_2022 chromosome 6, APGP_CSIRO_Lrig_0.1, whole genome shotgun sequence window:
- the LOC124663609 gene encoding uncharacterized protein LOC124663609, which produces MARPPILGAYTSLLFEVQQSSAAVSSSTDMQLDGAGMTGTQGSGGVTKKRGTSSKARASWNADLEKALVDLLHEHNTPQYRGQNGWSTDVWNRITNKFHDNHPYKNYTKGQIQDKEKELKREYKMLKEARQQSGVSWNEKRCMIEADPELWDNLIIVRYSFSKIGKFRSNKAFPLFDALGELYDGHLAEGNYNFTSTEPTQHTQVEVNPEVSSVEATHSHHDIAETAVDDTQGGMQEASMMENFVGNGEAQPTVPAAPSTSTENEPKKRRSNGDIAAMMEKYIEIKTKQVESKQIANMDEYSIKNCVARLNTMGLSREDKVKALKVFKNADNRELFLCVDMDTALMWLQGEMA; this is translated from the exons ATGGCCAGGCCACCAATTCTGGGAGCATATACAAGCTTACTCTTTGAAGTTCAGCAGAGCTCTGCTGCAGTGTCAAGTTCTACAGACATGCAACTTGATGGAGCTGGAAT GACGGGAACGCAAGGCAGTGGTGGGGTAACAAAAAAGAGGGGAACATCATCTAAAG CTAGGGCCTCTTGGAATGCAGACCTAGAGAAGGCTCTTGTGGATTTGCTCCATGAGCACAATACTCCACAATATCGTGGGCAGAATGGATGGTCCACCGATGTTTGGAACAGGATTACCAACAAATTCCATGATAACCATCCATACAAGAATTACACAAAGGGTCAGATCCAAGACAAGGAGAAGGAATTGAAGAGAGAGTACAAGATGCTCAAGGAGGCTAGACAGCAGAGTGGGGTTTCATGGAATGAGAAGCGGTGTATGATTGAAGCTGATCCAGAGTTGTGGGACAACCTCATCATTGTAAGATA CTCATTTTCTAAGATCGGGAAGTTCCGTAGCAACAAGGCTTTTCCCCTCTTTGATGCCTTGGGAGAGCTATATGATGGACATCTTGCCGAGGGAAACTACAACTTCACTTCCACTGAACCAACACAGCACACACAAGTGGAGGTCAATCCCGAGGTCAGTTCTGTAGAGGCGACACATTCCCATCATGATATTGCAGAGACCGCGGTGGATGATACACAAGGAGGGATGCAAGAGGCTAGTATGATGGAGAACTTTGTTGGGAACGGGGAGGCTCAGCCCACGGTGCCTGCTGCACCATCAACAAGTACTGAAAATGAACCCAAGAAGCGCCGGTCAAATggagatattgctgctatgatggAGAAGTACATTGAGATCAAGACGAAGCAGGTCGAGAGCAAGCAAATCGCGAACATGGATGAGTACTCAATCAAGAACTGCGTGGCTCGGCTAAACACAATGGGATTGTCACGAGAGGATAAGGTCAAAGCCCTAAAAGTCTTTAAGAATGCTGACAATCGCGAGCTCTTCCTTTGCGTTGATATGGATACAGCTCTCATGTGGCTGCAAGGCGAAATGGCTTAG
- the LOC124660298 gene encoding IQ domain-containing protein IQM1-like, translating into MSSLSPLNTDRTFHLASPKPQSPRDACAAPLRSPSPRVVAGPPKKKKMARGGLERSISFKNWEADEGRCINGARPGSLVLQSPGTRELQLQQPSPSVVCFVSPKPKSELDDAATKLQKLYKGHRCRRNMADCAIVIEELWWKAYDSASLNIKSISFFDEAKQETAASRWSRAGKRIAKVGKGLSKDEKAQKLALQHWLEAIDPRHRYGHNLHLYYDIWSASSSTEPFFYWLDIGAGKDVHHQKCARSKLYSQLIMYLGPNERADYEVIVDKGKLMYRRSGFLVETTEDSKWIFVLSTTRSLYIGQKKKGKFQHSSFLAGAATTAAGRLVAKDGILKAIWPYSGHYLPTEENFKEFISFLEENSVDLTNVKRCSVDDDEYPSFKKTTDEQPTEVEQEEKPTEVEHDQTLDSSQIQLPEMDIVKEMVAEDSAETEAATANLASLPSFKWATAAGARIGCVRDYPADLQSMALEHVNLSPRVVPSPRTNRLPIPSPRPSPGVRLSPRLQYMGLPTPPGRRLPIPSPEIRRSPGQQFSGFQTPAVALTLPKHKGK; encoded by the exons ATGTCCTCGCTGAGCCCGCTCAACACAGACCGAACCTTTCACCTCGCCTCCCCGAAGCCGCAGAGCCCCCGGGATGCCTGCGCCGCGCCGCTGAGGTCGCCCTCGCCCAGGGTCGTCGCCGGGCcgcccaagaagaagaagatggcgCGCGGAGGACTCGAGCGCTCCATCAGCTTCAAGAACTGGGAGGCCGATGAGGGACGATGCATCAACGGCGCCAGGCCCGGGAGCCTCGTGCTCCAGAGCCCCGGGACCAGGGAGCTGCAACTGCAGCAGCCGTCGCCTTCCGTCGTGTGCTTCGTCTCCCCGAAGCCCAAGAGCGAGCTTGACGATGCGGCCACCAAGTTACAGAAGCTCTACAAGGGGCACAGGTGCCGGAGGAACATGGCCGACTGCGCCATTGTCATAGAGGAGCTCTGGTGGAAGGCCTACGATTCCGCGTCTCTCAACATCAAGTCCATCTCCTTCTTCGACGAGGCCAAGCAGGAGACGGCGGCTTCCCGGTGGTCCAGAGCCGGCAAGAGAATCGCCAAGGTCGGCAAGGGGCTGTCCAAAGACGAGAAGGCCCAGAAATTAGCGCTGCAGCATTGGCTCGAAGCT ATTGACCCACGCCACCGCTACGGCCACAACTTGCACCTCTACTACGACATATGGTCTGCGAGCTCCAGCACAGAGCCATTCTTCTACTG GCTGGACATCGGCGCCGGAAAGGACGTCCATCACCAAAAGTGTGCAAGAAGCAAGCTCTACTCCCAGTTGATCATGTACCTTGGACCG AACGAGAGGGCAGATTATGAGGTTATTGTGGACAAGGGGAAGCTCATGTACCGGAGAAGTGGATTTCTTGTCGAAACCACCGAGGATTCCAAATGGATATTCGTGCTGAGCACAACTAGATCACTATACATCGGACAG AAGAAGAAGGGTAAATTTCAGCACTCGAGTTTCCTAGCCGGTGCGGCGACAACTGCTGCTGGTAGATTGGTCGCCAAAGATGGCATTCTTAAGGCGATCTGGCCGTATAGCGGTCACTACCTCCCAACAGAGGAGAACTTCAAAGAGTTCATCAGCTTCTTGGAGGAGAACAGTGTCGATCTAACCAACGTCAAG AGGTGTTCcgtcgacgatgacgagtacccATCATTCAAGAAGACCACAGATGAGCAACCCACTGAAGTCGAGCAAGAAGAGAAGCCTACTGAAGTGGAACATGATCAGACTTTGGACAGCTCACAAATCCAACTGCCTGAGATGGACATCGTCAAGGAAATGGTTGCCGAAGACAGCGCAGAGACCGAGGCAGCAACGGCGAACCTGGCCAGCCTCCCGTCGTTCAAGTGGGCAACCGCTGCCGGCGCGCGGATCGGCTGCGTCCGGGACTACCCGGCCGATCTCCAGAGCATGGCTCTCGAGCATGTCAATCTGTCACCAAGAGTGGTGCCATCTCCGAGAACCAACAGGCTACCGATCCCATCACCTCGCCCGAGCCCGGGGGTCAGGTTGTCACCCAGGCTGCAATACATGGGCCTTCCTACCCCGCCCGGTCGCCGGCTCCCGATCCCGAGCCCGGAGATCAGGAGGTCTCCGGGGCAGCAGTTCTCCGGGTTCCAGACGCCGGCAGTGGCTCTCACTCTccccaagcacaagggcaagtga